GTGTGTGCCCCTGCAGGCCACCCGCTCGCACCGTCCCTGGGCCGAGCCGGAGCCAAGGCGGCCAGGCCACGGAAGGGTTCCTGAGTCTGTAGTATCAGCATCGTCAGTGTCGCCGGCAGTTGGGGCCATGGGACCGCCTCCTGGTCCCACAGACACGCGTGGGGACCTCCTGCGCTCGTGGGATGGTCCCCACTGATGCCACCCCCAAGTTGTGGCAGGTGAAAATGTTCCCAGACAGCGGGTTTGTCCCTGGGGAGCTGCATGGCCTGGGCAGAGCCGGCACTGAGGACGTGGAGAAGGGGTCTGGAGGGGCTGGGACGCTCTGAGAAGGACAGGTTGGGGCAGGTGGCCGTGCAAGGAGATCCTGGGGCAGGTGAGGGGGCTGGCCCGAGGCGACCCGCTCGTTCTCAGCCCTGGTCCCTTCCCGCCATGCCGAGCCCGGCTCGTTGGTGAGCTCAGGTCTGCGGCGGCTGGGGGACTGGGTGCAGACGCGAGGACGGTGGTGCGGCCGCTCTCGGGCTCCTCGCCGGGAGTCAGGGAAGCCACCGGGGGGGACAAGGCCCCAGGTCAGTCCTGCCGAGCGGGCAGGGAGCCACCGGCCAGGGGGACGAGCCCCAGGTCGGTCCTGCTGAGTGAGCCAGGAGCCGGTGGCGGGTGAGAGCCGTCCGGAGGGAGCCGTGGTGTCAGAGTCTCACAGGATGATCTGCTGTGGGCTGTGGCCCGCGTGTGTCCCCGGGGCGGGGGCCTGGCCCTTTGCTGGTGTCCCCTCGCCTGCTCGGGGAGCACGTTGCCCTCAAAAGCGTGAGGACTGGCCGCTGAGCCGTGGCAGAAACGAGCCCTGTCTGCACACGGCCCCTCAGGTGTCAGGGAAGTAGAGCGGGCAGGGTGGCTACAGGGGGCCCACCAGAGTTGGGGGCCTAGGGCAGCAGAGGGTCACCGGAACACCGCAGGGTGAGCCCCGAGGGTGGGCCGGTCAGGCCTCTGAACTCGCTGGAAATGAGCAAAGCGGCTCGGCGCGGTTCCTGAGAAGCACGGCCCTAGGCACGGAGTCCAGAACCTTCTGTGGCCCCGTGGTGCATCCGCGGTGACGGCTGCACGTGAACTGGGCTGGACGCTCCCTGGCCACGGCCCGCCAGCCTGTGCGGCGTGGGGTTTTGTGTGTCCTGCTTCCTCGCGGCCCCGCGGCGGCGGGCTCCGGGTGAGGCCTCGCTGGCGCCCTGCTGACGCGGTCTTGTGTGCTGTTTTTCAGGATTTCTTCTTCTATTCTCTAGTCTACGACCCCCAGCAGAAGACCCTGCTGGCAGATAAGGGAGAGATCCGCGTGGGGAACCGGTACCAGGCGGACATCACTGACCTGCTGAAGGAAGGTAGGGCTCTGGGCCGCCAGCGGGGCGTCCGCGCACCAGCTGCGTTTCCTTTGCGTGGCTCTTGGagctttttttccaaaaaacttGGTTGGGTGGATTGGCTCACCTTGCCTCTGCCGGTGGGCAGTGCCTTCCGGGACTCCGTGCGCCCCGCAGCGACCAGAGGGGCGGTGCGTCCTGTCTCGGCAGGAGGTCTGGCTAGCGGCTGAGAAGCAGCTGTGGGCGGCTAGGGTGCTGGTGGCCGGGGCTCGCGGGCGTGGAGCCCACGCAGTCCTGCGTACTCTGCGCCCCTTGAGTCTAATGGGCCGCCCGTGGCCGCCATCCACTGGGGAACCACCCCGTCGGCCAccccggccccacccctgctcgcggGTGCCCCTATGGGACTGACAGCTAACCCCAGGGCCCGTAGGCCGTGATGATCTCCTTGGGGGTTTTCCTCACTTGAGCTCCTCCTGTGGGGCCAGCCCGGCCTCCGTcctgtgtccccccctccccccgccactcGAGGCGCGGTCTTGGGTCTCCCGGTCCTCAGTGAGCTCCTCGGGACCGGTGTGTGCTCTGTATGCAGCGAGCTGTGTGTTGGGCCAGCGGGTCTGGGGTCCTCGggcccctttctctcctccttccctctctgctgctctctcagGACCTCTCTCTGCGGACGTAACGGGCTGTTTCTCTGAGGCcgatttagttttttaaaaacgtCTGGTCTCGCCTCGcgtgtgttcttttcttttatgcgCATacgcgccccgccccccacgtACATGCCCACGTGACGTAcgacacgcatgcacacgcatgctCACACGCATGTGCTCACAGACACGTGTGGACGCGTGCACACACATCCGTGCatacacgctcacacacacacgctcgcACGCTGGCTTCCCCTTGGCTGGTGGTGCGTCCGGGAGGACCCTGCCGGTCGGAGGTGAGGCGGCGTGTGGCGGGGGACCTACGCCCTGTGTCCCGCTCTCTGGTCCTTTGGCCGCTTCTGGGGGCTGCCCGGAGTCGCAcgctccccacctcctgcccaccCGTACTGTCCCGCTGCTTGCCACGTGACGGTGTCCCCGTGGCAGCCCCTGTCTGCTAGCCTGACCGTGGCTGTTGCCGGGTCCCGCCTCCCCGGCCCAGCTGAGGGCGCCGCGTCTGGTGGTAACTGGAGAAGGACCCCGAGCGGGCGGCTCGAATGTCagccagcctcagtttcctgggcCGTGACCCGGGTGCCGGGCAGGAGGCGACCTCGGCCCCGGACCCGCAGGCCCGAGAAGGCCGTGAGGGCTGCCCCGGGGGTGCCGGGCCTGGGTCGAGTGGCACggggcccccgccccccggctcCTGGGTGCTGCGGCGAGGCGGGCACAGAGTGAGTGAAGGCACACGCTCTCCCCTAGCACGTTTAAAGTCTAACGCGGGTGCGCAGTGGCACCCAGCAGGTGCCGGTTGCAGGTCGTGGCCCTCAAACCATGGAGGCCAGGAAGCGTGGGACCCCagatacggggggggggggggggctcaaggGGAGTCCCCCTAGGAAGGGCACTGCCTACGACGTCAGGAACATCCCACCCGTGCTCCGCCTGTGCCTCACAGCAGCCCGCGGGCCCCAGCCACCTgttcacccaggctccccggtgGGCTCCCTGGGCACCGACTTCGTGGGATGTGCCCGCGAGGGCTCCTGCGCGTGGTAGGGAGCCCATTGCCGCCACAGTCAAGGGGAGCGAGCGCGTCTCCTGCACGCGTGCAGCCTGAGGGCCTGAGCTGGTTGCGGACGTGGCCTCGGCCAGGGAGCCGGACGGGAATGGCCGTGAGGTGTTCACCCACAAGGGCCGGCCACGTTGGGACGCCAGCTGTTCCCGGGCGTCTCCCGCAGCCTCCGCTCTGTTCTCCGTGAGTGAGCGTACTTCCCGCGAAGCGGCCGTGCCTGCTGGGTTCAGGAGCTCTGCCCTCGCGTCTGCACGGGACGCGGCCCCCCAGAGACGCCCCGACCCTGGAGTCTGCAGTGTTGGGAGCGGCCAGGGGGGCAGGGGGTCACACAGAAGGAGGATAAACTGAAATGCAGCCTTTTGGGTACTgtgaggggcccttgggtggcagACGCCAGCACTGGACGAGGCCACGTCAGAGTCCCCCGACCTGGCCATTGAGTGGACCGTGTGGCCCCGTGGCGTCTCGGGATCAGGAGCTTGATTAGACCCAAAGCAAGCCTCCTCTGCCTTGTCCCCACACCTGGTTGCTTCGGGCCACAGGCGCTCCCCCGGCCCCCAGGCGCCTCCTCAGCCTCCTCCAGAGCCGGGCTGGGATGCGCGGTGTTTGCAGAGGTGAAAACCCGTTGTGTGCTGAGCAGACCTGGAAGTTTGGGCCGACAGCAGTGTGAGCGTGTGCTGCAGCCTTGCACCCCGGGCTCGATGAGCCCTCCCGAGTCCCAGCAGAGGCAAGGGTGTGTGTGGCCCTGCGGCCGGCAGGCTGATCCCCCAGGACCTTGGCTCCAAAAGGCTGCAAGCCACGGGCTCTTCTTAGGGTCCTGCTGGCAGCCTATCACGCGTTTCTCGTAGGTGAGGAGGATGGCCGAGACCAGTCCCGACTGGAGACCAAGGTGTGGGAGGCCCACAACCCCCTCATAGACAAGCAGATCGACCAGTTCCTGGTGGTGGCCCGGTGAGTGGGCCTCAGGGGCAGTCGGGGTTCTGCCTGGACCCCAGGCACAGGGGCTGAAcggctcccctgcccctgctggctGGGCCCTTGGTGGAGGCACCCCCTTCCCCAGTTCCAGACAGGTCCGGGCAGCCTTTCTCGTCCCTGCTGCTCTTAGGGGCTGCCTGGGCTTCTGCGGGGGCCCTGAGGGTCCCGGGGGCAGCTCTGGCTTTGAGGGGCCGGCCCCGTGCACCTGCCTGCTTACCTCGGGGCCTTGCAGGCCAGGCACGGACAGGGCTGGTCCCCAGGACTGAAGGACTGGATGGAGTTGCTAGGCCTGTGTCTGGATGGGCTGTGGGCTGTTGTCctggagacgggggggggggaggtagctGAGAAGGGAGGACATGGCCCTTAAGACCCGGGCCTTAGAGCCACAAGGGAGGCAGTGCTCCAAGAAGCAGCCTTTGCTCCAGCAGACCCCCTGGTGGAGCCCTGGGGCTGGGCCAGCGGGAGGGGaggccctgtgaggacacaggtAGCCACACGCCCAGAAGGCTCCCACGTGTCTCCTCTGGACCCTGCGCCTTCACTGTGGAGGGAGGGCCCTGcagtgagctggggaggtggaGCCCCAGGCAGTGGTGGCCAGCGGCAGGCTCTGTCCCTGGTACCTGGGGCCTCCTAGCCAGCCGTGTCCTCTCATCTTGGTGTGCTCCGGGTTTGGCCAGGGTGCCCTCTGTACGTCGGGCTCCCGTGGTCagtgtctccctgcccccacccccccagctctGTGGGCACCTTCGCAAGAGCTCTGGACTGCAGCAGCTCCGTCCGACAGCCCAGCCTGCACATGAGCGCCGCGGCCGCCTCCCGGGACATCACCTTGGTGAGGGGGCTGCATGCTGGGGCGTCTGCACAGGACCCCGTCCGGTTGTTGCCGGGGCCAGCTGTGTCCGGCCTCCCGGCAGGTGGCTCCATGAGGCTGGGGTCGTCCATCCATCCCGTGCCCTCCCGGAGAGCCCACCGGGCTAGGCGTGGGAGCGAGCCCCCCTCCATCTCTCCTGCGCCCCCGCTGCCTCCTGCGACCGTCCTCATCTCTTCCCGGGTGGGTGGGCTggccagccctgcctggggcgTCTGCGGGTCCTCGCAGCAGCTGGGACACGACCCGGGTGACCTCCGCGTGTCCTGCTACAGTTCCATGCCATGGACACGCTGCACAAGAGCGTGTACGACGTTGCCAAGGCCATCTCGGCGCTGGTGCCACAGGGCGGGCCCGTGCTCTGCAGGGACGAGATGGAAGAGTGGTCCGCCTCGGAGGCCAGCCTTTTCGAGGAGGCCCTGGAGAAGTACGGGAAGGACTTCACGGACATTCAGCAAGACTTTGTGAGTGCCACATGGTGGGCTCGGGGCCCCACTCCCCAGGGCCACCGTGTGTCAGCCCCACCGTGTGTTTGCGGCTCCCGGAAGGCGGGGCCAAGAGCTGCACCTGCTGCCAGGTCCAAGGTCAGCGGCGCTGGGCATCACGCTGGGCGTCACCCCGGGCTCCCGGCACTGACCTCTGTGCTTGTGTGAGTTGTTGGCTGCTGTTAACCAGCTGAGCTCGTCTTTAGGCGTCTTTGTATTGTGTCCCTGGAGAGTGTCCCTCCTGGGAATGACTGTCCGAGCAGGGCCCGTGCCCTCGGGGACCCCTCCCAGCCCTTAGGACCTGTGAAAACACACACTCGTCTAAAAGGAGATCAGCCTCCACCACAGCGAACCCAGTGGGTCGCCGGCAGGACCTCCAGGTGGGGCTGGGACACACAGGCAGGCCAGTATCTGATTTAGCGTCACAGGTGGGCTGGCTTCTGGGAAGCCTCCGGAGGCCAGAAGGGACCCGCCAAAGGTGGAGGGGCCCAGCGGAGGGGAGAGCCGCTGTCCTGACTCGCCCAGAGTCTGATAGGAGTAACACAGAGTCCCAGATACAGGGAGCAAGGCCCTCTCAGGAAATAGCAGCCGCTAGAAGACGGGGCCGCAGATAACGCCCAGCCAGGCTCCCATGGCGGCCACAGGACGGGGGCCCCAACTTAGAGACCACGCGGCCACCTCCGTGACAGGTTGAGTGGACGCAGCACAGACGGGTTTCGTAGCTAAATCCACGCCACGGACACGCTTCCTCTGCGTTCAGAGGACACTGTTTCCGTAGGCAGAGCAGGAAGGGCTGGCCCGACAGGAGCCCCTGGGCTTCAAAGCTGGTGCCGGAAGCAGCGGTGCGAACAGAACTCGGGAGTTGTGTTGCTGACGCTTCGGGAACTTGGAGTCCTTGGGAGGGGCACCGCTAGGCCGCGTGTGCAGGGGAAAGGGActcgggggcgggtggggggggggcgggggggagggaggggccctggcCGGGGAGGGGCCCTCTGCGGCCTCACGCCCCGCCCTCTCGTGCAGCTGCCATGGAAGTCGCTCACCAGCATCATCGAGTACTACTACATGTGGAAGACCACCGACAGATACGTGCAGCAGGTGGGTGCCCGTGGGGacgctgggggctggggacacgGGGCCAGTGGgccgccctcccccacctgcatcCCCTCACACGTGGCTCCTGTTTCCAGAAACGCTTGAAAGCAGCGGAGGCGGAGAGCAAGTTAAAGCAAGTGTATATTCCCAACTAGTGAGTGCGCCCTCCACCTGTCCACGTGTCCACGTGTCCTCACCACCCTTGGGGCTGCAGACTGGGCAGGCCCCTGTCATCCCTTCGGCCGCTGGGGCGGGTGTGGAGCGGCTCTCAGGAAGCACGGGCTCCAGGACTCGAGCCCACCCGGCCTGGGGCTCCACTTGGGAGCTGAGCACAGCTCTGGTGGCCAAGAGACCGCCTGCCCTGGGCGTGGACGGGGGCTGCCAGTGCCTGACAGCCTCAGTTTCCGGGGAGCTGCACACAGGCGGCGTGGCACTCCCATGAcgtcctccctctctcccttaccCTAAGTAACAAGCCAAACCCGAACCAGATCAGCGTCAATAACGTCAAGGCAGGCGTGGTGAATGGGGCCGGGGCGCCAGGCCAGAGCCCTGGGGCCGGCCGAGCCTGCGAGAGCTGTTACAGTAAGTGCCCGCCGCCTGGCATCGGGGCCCACCCCCAGCGCTGGGCGCCCTGCACCGTCCTGGGGTCCTGgccagggcggggggcgggggtcacTCCCTGCCCGGGGAAGCCCTCGTCTTGGGTCGGTGGGGGCGGCTCGGCGGGGGGCGGGCGACACTGTGGAATGCTCTCTGCCGTCACTGGTTCTGCTTAAGGACCCGTCTATTTCCAACTTTGTTGTTCGTAGCCGCCCAGTCTTACCAGTGGTATTCTTGGGGTCCCCCTAACATGCAGTGTCGCCTCTGCGCCTCTTGCTGGACATATTGGAAGAAATATGGTGGCTTGAAAATGCCAACCCGGTTAGATGGAGAGAGGCCAGGACCAAACCGCAGTAACATGGTAAGTgggcgcccctccccgcccccacgcgTGGCCGTGCGCCCGGCCCGCGGTCATGGCGCTGTGTCGGGGCGGCGCGCCCCCTTCCGCAGAGCCCCCATGGCATCCCAGCGCGGAGCAGCGGGAGCCCCAAGTTCGCCATGAAGACGAGACAGGCCTTCTACCTGCACACCACCAAGCTCACGCGCATCGCCCGGCGCCTGTGCCGAGAGATCCTGCGCCCGTGGCACGCGGCCCGACACCCCTACATGCCCATCAACAGCGCGGCCATCAAGGCTGAGTGTGAGTGGTGCCCTCCCCCTCCGTCCCGAGCCCTGTGCCCTGTGCCCGCAGGAGGGGCCTGCCGGTGCTCTGGGGGTGCCCCATTGGGAGCTCTGGCCCTGGGCCCCTCTCACGTATGCCGGGCCCCCGCACACAGGCACAGCCCGGCTGCCCGAAGCCTCCCAGAGCCCACTGGTGCTGAAGCAGGCCGTGCGGAAGCCTCTGGAAGCTGTGCTCCGGTACCTAGGTAAGCCTACCCCAGCCCTGCACGGCCAGCGAGGCCAGCCGGCGGCcgcctgggggggaggggcatgccTTCCCGCAGCCCCCGACCGCTGCCCAGGCCCCTGAGCTGCCTGTGTGTTGCTGCAGCCTGTAGGGGCCTGGGGGTCCTGGGTTTGGGTTGGACACACCCAGGACAGGCGCCCCCTGCAGACACCCACCGGGGTTCTCCACCGCCCGTCCCTGAGGGAAGGCCCACTGCGGGGTGAGCTGAACCAAAGCACCTGGCCAGCAGCTCCCAGCGCGGGCTCTGGTGGCCTGGGGACCCTCAACACCTTGGCCAGTGCCCTCTGCCTCCGCTTTGCCCACCACTCTGCCAGCCGTAGGCGGCTTGTCCTGGGGGCTCAGCCAGCGAGCTTGGGCAGGAGGGAACAGAGCCAGCCACCTCTCTGGGCTCGGGGCGGGGTCACGAGTCAGTCCCTCCCAGCACGGAGGTGTCTGACCTTCTGGGAAGGACATTCCAGAACCGTGAGCTAAGTGTGTCCCGTGTAGACACGAGAGCGTTTGGCGTCATCGGATGTCTAGGGTCTGGGTCTTGGGGCTGGGCCTCAGCCCCCCTGAAAGCCATGAAGGGCTGGGAGGCCTTGGCAGGTATGAGCCTGAGCCTGCCGTGGCCAGCCCTCAGTGGGGCGTGTCCTTTGGCTGGGCCAACCCCGGCTGTTAATTCATCGTCTGGCCAGCGGCCAGCCCTCTGCCATCAGCTCCGGTGGCCTGGACCTGGACGCCTCTGATGGGCCTGCTTGTTTACGGGCCTGTGTCTGGAGCCTGCGAGCTGCTGGCAGTTACCCAGTGACCCGCCGGGCCCAGCCCTGCTTGCGGGACGCCCAGGGGTGTGGGATGGGGGGTGTCTCCCCGGTGGGCCCTGTGGTCGTCCTCCGCCGGGATGGGCCAGGGGTGCTGCCGTGTGCGTTCGCTGCCCGCAGACCGGGCCCCTCCCGTGTTGCTCCCGACAGagacccacccccgcccccccaagccCGACCCCGTGAAGAGCGTGTCCGGCGTGCTCAGCGGCCTGACCCCTGCCAAGTCGGCCCCCGTCATCAACAACGGCTCCCCCACCATCTTGGGCAAGAGGAGCTACGAGCAGCACAACGGGGTGGACGGTGAGTCCCCGGCGGGGCGGCCGGCGCGGCCTGCCGGCCCTGGGgtgcccggccccgcccccgccgcacCCCTGCGTGCTGAccgtgttctctctccctctctctcccgtCGCCGGGCGCTGGCAGGCAACATGAAGAAGCGCCTCTTGATGCCCAGTAGGGGTAAGGCCCGGGGCGGCCGCGGCGCGGCTGCTGTGCTCTCGCGTGCATGGTGCACGGCGGGCGGCTCAGGGCACGCCCGCGGGGCAGTCCACGTGGGCTGGGCCGCACCCCGCTCCCCGTGCTCCCCCCCCGACTCGCCCAGACGCCGCCTCCCGCCCCGGGGCCTCTGGCTGGTGGgccgtcccctccctcccggcCCGGTGCCCGGTCAGTGGACTGTCCTCTCGTGTGGCCCTGGCGCCCCCGCCGCCTGCCTGTACTGTCTGCCATCGCGCTGTGACCGCCCGCATGCCGTCAGCCTCAGCTCGCGTGGCTGCCCGTGCTGTGCCTACGACCCTCTTGTGCGCCCTGCccgttttggggggggggggtgtggggggggctTTGGGACCCTGGCCTCCCCAGTGGGGCAGATAGGACCGAGCTGTGGGCTGCACGTGGTCCGCACGGCACAGGGAGGTGCCCCCAAGGGAAGGGGTCCCAGAGCCGAGGCAGCGACACCCTCTCCCGAGTGGGGTGGGACACCCAGGGGAAGGGGACTGAGGTCGGCGGAGGGGGGGtgcggggcgggaggggcaggtgcATTGAGACCCTGCCACCACAAGCACCCAGGTTGGCAGTGCCTGGGGGAGCAGGACTCTGGGTTGTCCGGGCCCGTCTGTGGTCGCTCCCCCAGTGACTCGGGGCCTTGCTTTGCTCCCTTAGCTGGGCAGGGGGCACCCACGGTCTCTTCGGCTGCTCCCAAAGAAGGTGCTAGGAGAGGGGTGGCCACGGTGGCAGGGAGGGGCCGCTGGGCCCCGGAGGGTTGGCCCTCAGCAGGATCcgtgtgggagggaggcagaggggggccAGGAGGGGCGATCTTGGGAGGATTGGGGTCTCGGCGTGGGCACTCCACGCTGTGGGCCGGCAAGCGTGGTCATGCCCGGAGCCCTTGCCCGGGCTCAGGACCGACGAGCTGCTTCTCGGGGTGCCGGCCACGGTGCTGGGCCAGGCATGGGGACCTGTGGGTGGCAGCAGGCGGCGCCCATCCAGCCCGGCCTTGTCCTTGCCTCTCGGCCGCGTCAGGAGCCCCGGCAGGCGCGTCCTGTGGGGTCAGCCGGTGGCCCTGGTGCCAGCTCCTGCCCTTGCACTCCCTGTGGCCTGCCCTGGGTCCCCGGTGCCCCTGCCGTCACTCCTGGCCCGCCCACCCTTCTCTCGGCggccagcccccaccccgtgCCCGTCTCCGCAGTGGGGGCTGGCCGGCTTGCTCTCTGCTAGATACCCGTGAATGATCTCATTCCACAGAAGTCAGCGGGCGTCTTTGGGGCTCCCTTTTTAAAAAGCGCTTCACGAGCAGGGTGGATAAAGTTAATTACTTCTATCGGTTTATCCAAATCGGTGGGCTTCCGTGTCTCCCTCAGTCTTAGCATGTGGTGGTGTGGTCGGGGGTGCCCCCTGCCCAGGAGACCACAGGCTGGCCACCTGAGGCACCACCGGGCAGCCTGGGCCCAGGGGCATTGCCAGACTGTTGGGCAGGCACGAGCTGAGCTCTGGGCCAGGGCCTGGACTCGGGTGCCCTTGGGGCCTTAACTCACTAACCCAGCCCACCAGGCACATGCGCTCTGCACCCACCGCCCTCGGCCCCCGGCAGCGCACACGCTCATTGTCTAACTAACGCTAACCGTGTGTTCTCTTCCCTCTGCGCCCATCGCTCTGATAGGCACTTACCTGGGTAAGTAGTGCTGGGTCTCGGGGCTGCAGGCCACGTGCCggagcccctccctctgccctgcctagGGCTCCCCCAGCGAGGAGGGGGTTTGCAGGGGGGCGGGCCGGGCAGCCGCTCGGGAAATGGACCTTGGCCAAGAAGCATATCTGGGAAGAGCTGGTTCTGGGGGGCCTCTGGCAGGACTCGCTCGCACACGGGCACACTCGCGTCCGTGTGCACGCTCACTGGCACAGGTGGAGCAGGGGAGACAGTGGCAGGCCTGGGCTCACCCGGCTTCTCTGCCCAGGTCTTCACCGGCATGCATTCGCAAGTCGGGAGCCTCGCGTGCCCGTGGCAGGGGTCGGGGGGACCGTGACCTAGGACGGTGACTTCTCCAAGTCACGGGCCGAGGCCCGCAGCCCCAGACCCTCAGCCCGTGGGGTGGAAGCGCCTGGGTCCCGGGCACTGCTAGAAGCTCCCGTCTGCTCCTCCAGGGCAGCTAGCCCCAGGGTCGGCGAGGGATGCTTGGAGCCCCTGGGGAAGAAGCCCAGTGGGGCCCGAGGAGAGGCCGCCTGGGAGAGGGGGTCCTGGTGCCGCTGTGTTTTATCGCTGTGCTAGGCGTTGCCTGGCTGCCGTGTAAACCAGGCTCCCACCGTCTTGGCCCCATCCAGGGCAGGCAGCCCGCGTGTCACAGAACCGAGACTCCTGGCCTTCCGCCTAGAGCCCACGCCAGTGCCGCCCTCACTGGCTGGGCCAGAGGTGGCCCTCAGAGCCCCCAAGAGCTGTGGGATCGTGTGGGGGCTGCTTGGGCTAGGCTGGGACCATGGGAGGACGTGGCCCCAGGTTTCCCGCCCTTTGGCTGAGGGGGCTCACGTTCTCTTCTCCCCGTTGTCAGGTCTGGCGAACCACGGGCAGACCAGGCACATGGTAAGAGCAAGGCCGGGCCCCAGCGggacccctgcccccgcccccgcccctgtcCCCGCCCTGGCAGGACCCCCCGCCCCAGTGCGCAAGCACAACGTGTGTCCGCGCACGGCTCCCTGGGCTGGTGgcggggaggcctgggtggcccTGTCGGGCCCTGTGTCAGGAGTATCAGGGAGGCTCAGCGGGACCGGGAGGGGGCCAGCTCCAGGGTGCCCCTGGCCCTCAGTGGGTCCCCTGCCTGCCCAGAGGGCCAGGCCTGAATGCCTCCTGCTGGGACTGCTGCCTTGGGGGTTTCGCGGTGCAGCGTGGAGGCCCCCAGGGCGTCGTCCTCAGGCCTCCCCTTGCCACAGGGACCAAGCCGGAACCTCCTGCTCAATGGGAAGTCCTACCCCACCAAAGTGCGCCTGATCCGGGGGGGCTCCCTGCCCCCTGTCAAGCGGCGGAGGATGAACTGGATCGATGCTCCTGACGATGTGTTCTACATGGCCACCGAGGAAACCAGGTGGGGGCCTCCCCGAGGCTGGCAGCGTGGGGGGTCCAGGGGACCTccctgaggctgggagggggccGGGTTGCCTCCCCGGAGGCTAGGGGGGCAGGGGGCCTCCGCTCCCTGGTCACCTGCTGGCGTCGCTGCGTTCACAGGAA
This region of Lynx canadensis isolate LIC74 chromosome B3, mLynCan4.pri.v2, whole genome shotgun sequence genomic DNA includes:
- the MTA1 gene encoding metastasis-associated protein MTA1 isoform X2 — translated: MAANMYRVGDYVYFENSSSNPYLIRRIEELNKTANGNVEAKVVCFYRRRDISSTLIALADKHATLSVCYRTGPGADSGEEGETEEEVENPETADLPEKLKHQLRHRELFLSRQLESLPATHIRGKCSVTLLNETESLKSYLEREDFFFYSLVYDPQQKTLLADKGEIRVGNRYQADITDLLKEGEEDGRDQSRLETKVWEAHNPLIDKQIDQFLVVARSVGTFARALDCSSSVRQPSLHMSAAAASRDITLFHAMDTLHKSVYDVAKAISALVPQGGPVLCRDEMEEWSASEASLFEEALEKYGKDFTDIQQDFLPWKSLTSIIEYYYMWKTTDRYVQQKRLKAAEAESKLKQVYIPNYNKPNPNQISVNNVKAGVVNGAGAPGQSPGAGRACESCYTAQSYQWYSWGPPNMQCRLCASCWTYWKKYGGLKMPTRLDGERPGPNRSNMSPHGIPARSSGSPKFAMKTRQAFYLHTTKLTRIARRLCREILRPWHAARHPYMPINSAAIKAECTARLPEASQSPLVLKQAVRKPLEAVLRYLETHPRPPKPDPVKSVSGVLSGLTPAKSAPVINNGSPTILGKRSYEQHNGVDGNMKKRLLMPSRGLANHGQTRHMGPSRNLLLNGKSYPTKVRLIRGGSLPPVKRRRMNWIDAPDDVFYMATEETRKIRKLLSSSETKRAARRPYKPIALRQSQALPLRPPPPAPVNDEPIVIED
- the MTA1 gene encoding metastasis-associated protein MTA1 isoform X7, whose product is MAANMYRVGDYVYFENSSSNPYLIRRIEELNKTANGNVEAKVVCFYRRRDISSTLIALADKHATLSVCYRTGPGADSGEEGETEEEVENPETADLPEKLKHQLRHRELFLSRQLESLPATHIRGKCSVTLLNETESLKSYLEREDFFFYSLVYDPQQKTLLADKGEIRVGNRYQADITDLLKEGEEDGRDQSRLETKVWEAHNPLIDKQIDQFLVVARSVGTFARALDCSSSVRQPSLHMSAAAASRDITLFHAMDTLHKSVYDVAKAISALVPQGGPVLCRDEMEEWSASEASLFEEALEKYGKDFTDIQQDFLPWKSLTSIIEYYYMWKTTDRYVQQKRLKAAEAESKLKQVYIPNYNKPNPNQISVNNVKAGVVNGAGAPGQSPGAGRACESCYMSPLRLLLDILEEIWWLENANPVRWREARTKPQ
- the MTA1 gene encoding metastasis-associated protein MTA1 isoform X1, translating into MAANMYRVGDYVYFENSSSNPYLIRRIEELNKTANGNVEAKVVCFYRRRDISSTLIALADKHATLSVCYRTGPGADSGEEGETEEEVENPETADLPEKLKHQLRHRELFLSRQLESLPATHIRGKCSVTLLNETESLKSYLEREDFFFYSLVYDPQQKTLLADKGEIRVGNRYQADITDLLKEGEEDGRDQSRLETKVWEAHNPLIDKQIDQFLVVARSVGTFARALDCSSSVRQPSLHMSAAAASRDITLFHAMDTLHKSVYDVAKAISALVPQGGPVLCRDEMEEWSASEASLFEEALEKYGKDFTDIQQDFLPWKSLTSIIEYYYMWKTTDRYVQQKRLKAAEAESKLKQVYIPNYNKPNPNQISVNNVKAGVVNGAGAPGQSPGAGRACESCYTAQSYQWYSWGPPNMQCRLCASCWTYWKKYGGLKMPTRLDGERPGPNRSNMSPHGIPARSSGSPKFAMKTRQAFYLHTTKLTRIARRLCREILRPWHAARHPYMPINSAAIKAECTARLPEASQSPLVLKQAVRKPLEAVLRYLETHPRPPKPDPVKSVSGVLSGLTPAKSAPVINNGSPTILGKRSYEQHNGVDGNMKKRLLMPSRGTYLGLANHGQTRHMGPSRNLLLNGKSYPTKVRLIRGGSLPPVKRRRMNWIDAPDDVFYMATEETRKIRKLLSSSETKRAARRPYKPIALRQSQALPLRPPPPAPVNDEPIVIED